GTGTTTCCAATCCCTACTCGCGGACCAGCCTCTATTTCAGCCTGAGGTAAGCCTTCTGCTATAAAGAGAGGCCTTTGAGTCCAATGGTGGCCGTAGTATGACATCGTCACACCAAGAGCTTTGGAAAGCTTTCCGGGACCATTTGTAAGATCGGTCTCTTTTTTAATGTGTATGCCACGACGTTGTTGCATATGATTTATTCCTTCTATTGGTTCACCTGCCCGCAGTAATACAGCGTGCGGTGTTCCCTCTTGTGCACAGACAACATTCATCAGTGTGTGCGTGTGCATTTGATATGTATAGACGGAACCCGGTTCACCGAACATAATTTCAGTACGCTTTGTTCTGCGATTACCATAACTATGCGCAGCACGGTCTTCTGCTCCATGATACGCTTCGGTTTCCACAATTCTGACCACCGATAGACCTTCGGGTTGTTCATGGACAATATATTGACCGACCAAATTACGGGCAAGCTCTAGTACAGGTACATTGAAGAAAGACGAATCAATCGGTTCATACATACAATCTTCTCCTTTCAGTTCTCATGCCAATCCTTGACCTTCTGCAAACTCGCGATAGAGATTATGTGATTTCAATAGTTCGGTGTGACTTCCTCTACCGGTAATTTGACCATTTTCTAAAAATAGTAATTGATCTGCATGCAGTACAGTTGCCAATCGGTGTGCAATAATAAGCGTAGTTCTACCTTGCATCAAATGGCGTAACGCTTCTTGGACATGCGTTTCCGAACCGCTATCTAAATTCGACGTCGCTTCATCCAACAATAAAATTTCAGGGTTATGCAATAATGCACGTGCGATGGCAATACGTTGGCGCTGGCCACCTGACAACTTCATACCACGCTCCCCTACCATCGTATCAAATTGATCCGGCATATCTTTGATGAAAGTATACGCATTGGCGGCTTTCGCAGCTTCTATTACTTGTTCAAGAGGTGGTCTCTTTTCAAGACCGTACGCAATGTTATCTAAGATGGTTCCACTCAATAACGGGCTTTCCTGCGATACGTAGCCTATACGCCTGCGCCATTCCGATAACGGAATCATTTGAATTGGATCTGCCCCAAGCCATATTTCACCAGAAGTCGGTTGATAAAATCTCTCCATCAATGAAAAGATCGTCGTCTTTCCTCCACCGCTTGGTCCAACGAATGCCGTTACAGTTCCTCGCTCCGCAGTGAACGATATTCCATTCACTACATCTTTTCCCTCTTCATATGAAAAGTGAACAGTTGAAAATGCAATGGCGCCTTCCGTTTTCGGCATACGTTCACCGTCTGCTGGCTCTGAGTTCATTCGCAGAATCCCTTGAATTCTCTCTGTCGCTCCTACTGCTTTTTGGAATGAAGTGAAAAATTGAGCCATCTGCGCAAATGGTACGATGATCTGAAATAGCAAGAAAATAATTGCAACTAGTGTTCCTGCTGACAACGCGCCTTTTGCAACTTGCGCTCCTCCATAACCAAGAATTACTACTAGGATACCCATCATCGTCAACATCATGATAGGTGAAATAACAGCCTGTATTTTTGCTTCTTTTAGTCCATATCGAAATAGAGATTGAATAGCGATTTTGCCTTTTTCACCTTCTGCAGATTCTGCGCGATATGCTTTCACTAATCGGATATCTCCAAGTACTCGGCCGAGATGTCCTGA
This window of the Sporosarcina ureae genome carries:
- a CDS encoding ABC transporter ATP-binding protein codes for the protein MNDQVKSKGSVKNFMSLVKTLHWPVAVTIFALVLSLVETAAGLAVPLITKDLVDSFTSELLNWKTGVFLLVLFVVQAIAGGFSYYMLAYIGETVVADLRNQLWQKVLRLPVPYFDRNETGETMSRITQDTTVLKSLVSEHLVSFISGMISIIGAIIILLVLDWKMTIIMLISVPVSMAILYPLGRLMHKVAKATQAEMAKFSGHLGRVLGDIRLVKAYRAESAEGEKGKIAIQSLFRYGLKEAKIQAVISPIMMLTMMGILVVILGYGGAQVAKGALSAGTLVAIIFLLFQIIVPFAQMAQFFTSFQKAVGATERIQGILRMNSEPADGERMPKTEGAIAFSTVHFSYEEGKDVVNGISFTAERGTVTAFVGPSGGGKTTIFSLMERFYQPTSGEIWLGADPIQMIPLSEWRRRIGYVSQESPLLSGTILDNIAYGLEKRPPLEQVIEAAKAANAYTFIKDMPDQFDTMVGERGMKLSGGQRQRIAIARALLHNPEILLLDEATSNLDSGSETHVQEALRHLMQGRTTLIIAHRLATVLHADQLLFLENGQITGRGSHTELLKSHNLYREFAEGQGLA
- a CDS encoding DNA-3-methyladenine glycosylase: MYEPIDSSFFNVPVLELARNLVGQYIVHEQPEGLSVVRIVETEAYHGAEDRAAHSYGNRRTKRTEIMFGEPGSVYTYQMHTHTLMNVVCAQEGTPHAVLLRAGEPIEGINHMQQRRGIHIKKETDLTNGPGKLSKALGVTMSYYGHHWTQRPLFIAEGLPQAEIEAGPRVGIGNTGEAVYYPWRFYEKDNPFVSKYRK